In Zhaonella formicivorans, one DNA window encodes the following:
- a CDS encoding type II toxin-antitoxin system Phd/YefM family antitoxin, which translates to MLITATEFKTNIGKYLKLAAKEDIIITKNGKRIAKLTNASEDKTDIVKSLIGILPNTISESEAREERLSKHERNA; encoded by the coding sequence ATGCTCATAACCGCTACCGAATTTAAAACCAATATAGGCAAATATCTAAAGCTTGCTGCAAAGGAAGATATCATCATTACAAAAAACGGCAAGCGTATTGCAAAGCTAACCAATGCCTCTGAAGATAAAACCGATATTGTAAAATCGCTTATCGGAATACTGCCGAACACTATATCTGAAAGCGAAGCAAGAGAGGAGCGGCTGTCGAAACATGAACGTAATGCTTGA
- a CDS encoding PIN domain-containing protein, with the protein MNVMLDTNVILDVLGKREPFVQNSAQVLMLAAKSKLYASMTANTVTDIYYLSKKHLQDHAAVKNALLNLMDILEVVDVTKADCVKAFYLPINDFEGALLAHCAKRVKADCIITRNVKDFVGSPVEAITPEDFLKRFSLE; encoded by the coding sequence ATGAACGTAATGCTTGATACCAATGTGATTCTGGACGTGCTCGGCAAACGCGAACCTTTTGTCCAGAATTCTGCTCAGGTTTTAATGCTTGCCGCAAAGAGCAAGCTCTACGCTTCCATGACGGCAAACACTGTAACAGACATTTATTATCTGTCAAAAAAGCATCTTCAAGACCATGCAGCTGTCAAAAATGCCCTGCTTAATCTGATGGACATTTTAGAAGTTGTTGACGTTACGAAAGCAGACTGCGTCAAAGCCTTTTATCTGCCGATCAATGATTTTGAAGGTGCTCTACTTGCGCATTGTGCAAAACGCGTCAAAGCGGACTGCATCATCACGCGCAATGTAAAGGATTTTGTCGGCTCTCCAGTGGAAGCAATCACGCCAGAGGATTTCCTGAAGCGTTTCTCCCTGGAATAA
- a CDS encoding GGDEF domain-containing response regulator codes for MHGENLQKSKKILLVEDSRLTAKVVEDFLHKNGYETETAVTGEEAVQKISGCFPPDLVLMDIELAGESDGIDAARRIIKSRDIPVVFLTANTSGEIIDKIKEVKAYGFVLKGMDKAALLSTVEMALKLHEANAYARMFERLFENSLNELYIFHPNSLKFVAVNRAARKNLGYTIEELSTMTPLDLKPELDLRSFRKFLDPLVSGEHEQVLFNTVHRRKDGSRYPVEINLQLFDYGGEKLCLALVADLTERKQLEEEKRCKEEQCRLMLEGIPSPAWLVSRERRILAQNKAAEMVGTKVGGYCWGSIHGTASLTDEYKISLEKTGSPLPGTRCYFCCGDEALDRNEPINSEVELAGTIWDTWWIPLGEGVYLHYANDVTRYKKMEEELRCLSVTDCLTNSYNRRYFVQKLEEEIERAKRAGSKFSLIMLDIDRFKSINDRFGHNAGDSVLKSMAELIKNRIRKIDTLARWGGEEFVILLPDTTVKNAVRLAEELRESISRMDIPGVGRVTASFGVAGYCPGDTIDTLIQRADNYMYEAKAAGRDSVRYMDECE; via the coding sequence TTGCACGGTGAGAATTTGCAAAAAAGTAAAAAGATATTGCTGGTGGAAGACAGCCGCTTAACTGCTAAGGTTGTAGAGGATTTCTTGCATAAAAACGGATATGAGACGGAAACCGCCGTTACAGGGGAAGAAGCGGTGCAAAAGATAAGTGGCTGCTTCCCGCCTGACCTGGTCCTCATGGATATCGAATTAGCGGGGGAATCGGACGGGATAGATGCGGCCCGCAGGATAATTAAATCCCGGGATATTCCCGTTGTATTTCTCACCGCCAACACATCCGGCGAAATTATTGATAAAATAAAAGAGGTCAAGGCTTATGGGTTCGTGCTAAAAGGTATGGATAAAGCTGCATTGCTATCCACAGTGGAAATGGCTTTGAAACTTCATGAAGCAAATGCTTATGCCAGGATGTTTGAGCGGCTGTTTGAAAACTCCCTGAATGAACTATATATTTTTCATCCGAACTCCTTAAAATTTGTTGCTGTAAACCGCGCTGCCAGAAAAAACCTGGGATATACAATCGAAGAACTGAGCACCATGACACCCCTTGACCTCAAGCCCGAACTTGACCTGCGGAGCTTCAGGAAATTCCTTGACCCACTGGTCAGCGGGGAACATGAGCAGGTCTTATTTAACACAGTGCACCGCCGGAAGGACGGTTCCCGGTATCCTGTGGAGATAAATTTACAGCTTTTCGATTATGGGGGAGAAAAATTATGCCTGGCACTGGTGGCTGACCTGACCGAAAGAAAACAATTGGAAGAGGAAAAAAGGTGCAAAGAGGAGCAGTGCCGCCTGATGCTGGAGGGCATTCCCAGCCCGGCCTGGCTTGTTTCAAGGGAACGCCGTATTCTGGCACAGAATAAAGCGGCGGAAATGGTGGGAACAAAAGTAGGAGGTTATTGCTGGGGAAGCATTCACGGTACGGCATCCCTGACTGATGAATACAAGATATCATTGGAAAAAACAGGCAGTCCTTTGCCTGGCACCAGATGCTATTTCTGCTGCGGAGACGAAGCTTTGGACAGAAATGAACCGATAAACAGCGAAGTGGAACTGGCGGGTACTATATGGGATACCTGGTGGATCCCTTTGGGAGAGGGTGTCTATCTTCATTATGCTAATGATGTTACCAGGTACAAAAAAATGGAAGAGGAGCTGCGCTGTTTATCTGTAACTGATTGCCTGACAAACAGCTATAACCGCCGCTATTTTGTACAAAAACTGGAGGAAGAAATAGAACGGGCCAAGCGGGCAGGCAGTAAGTTTTCCCTGATCATGCTGGACATAGACCGCTTTAAGAGCATCAATGACCGCTTTGGCCATAATGCCGGTGATTCAGTCCTTAAAAGCATGGCAGAATTGATTAAGAACAGGATCCGCAAAATAGATACCCTGGCCCGTTGGGGCGGGGAGGAATTTGTCATACTTCTGCCGGATACAACGGTAAAAAATGCGGTCCGTTTGGCGGAAGAACTGCGGGAAAGCATAAGCCGTATGGATATACCGGGTGTGGGCAGAGTAACAGCCAGCTTCGGAGTTGCCGGCTACTGCCCCGGAGATACTATCGATACATTGATACAAAGGGCAGACAACTATATGTACGAAGCCAAAGCCGCTGGTAGGGATAGTGTGCGGTATATGGATGAATGTGAATAG
- a CDS encoding GGDEF domain-containing protein, with protein sequence MKLLFFKFAPTILAAAGLLGGLGGFLLDAYAPAKLGIFLWSLVSLVQLMAGFALGKVMQKLHYGMYHDALTGLRNRFYFYERMAEEMERMKRTNSPLSLAIIDVDNFKSINDRHGHMVGDKVLKQLAVIFENNVRASDCVVRWGGEEFAVILPGTDHQGALRFAERIRKNVESFNFFIGRGTCFKVTVSAGIATIIEEQMDLERVVELADKALYKAKEKKNSVAIIEGALIICS encoded by the coding sequence ATGAAGCTCCTGTTCTTTAAGTTTGCACCCACTATTTTGGCTGCGGCGGGGTTATTGGGCGGTTTGGGAGGCTTTTTGCTAGATGCATATGCACCTGCAAAATTGGGCATCTTTTTGTGGTCATTAGTTTCATTAGTACAGCTAATGGCCGGCTTTGCTTTGGGCAAGGTAATGCAAAAGCTGCATTACGGAATGTATCACGATGCTTTGACCGGTTTGCGGAACAGGTTTTATTTTTACGAAAGAATGGCTGAGGAAATGGAGAGGATGAAAAGAACTAACTCCCCTCTTTCTTTGGCAATAATCGATGTGGACAATTTTAAAAGCATTAACGACAGGCACGGTCATATGGTGGGTGATAAAGTCCTTAAACAACTGGCTGTAATTTTCGAAAATAACGTTAGGGCCAGTGACTGCGTAGTGCGCTGGGGCGGCGAAGAGTTTGCGGTAATTCTTCCGGGCACGGACCATCAAGGGGCTTTGAGATTTGCGGAAAGGATTCGCAAAAATGTAGAAAGCTTTAATTTTTTTATTGGCAGAGGCACTTGCTTTAAAGTTACAGTAAGCGCAGGAATTGCTACCATCATTGAGGAGCAAATGGATTTGGAAAGGGTGGTGGAGTTAGCCGATAAAGCTTTATATAAAGCTAAGGAAAAGAAAAACTCGGTTGCCATTATAGAGGGAGCCCTCATAATTTGCAGCTAA
- a CDS encoding helix-turn-helix domain-containing protein yields MDYRLLGEKIRKERLSRGLTQEVLAEKANVSVSFMGQIERGERKLSLETLIKIGNVLGLSFDYLLQDSRKTKEQPDTSGPVYIIKESGSRFPEPSAGNRPELDELVHAMQERTPQEIKIITEVAKTILKYCKNK; encoded by the coding sequence ATGGATTACCGTTTGCTTGGCGAAAAAATCAGAAAAGAGCGTTTAAGTAGAGGTCTTACGCAGGAAGTTTTGGCAGAAAAAGCTAATGTTTCGGTCTCGTTTATGGGCCAGATTGAACGGGGCGAAAGAAAACTGAGCCTGGAAACTTTGATTAAGATCGGCAACGTTTTAGGCTTAAGTTTCGACTACCTCTTACAGGATAGCCGTAAAACCAAAGAGCAGCCGGACACAAGTGGGCCGGTGTACATAATAAAAGAGTCCGGGAGCAGATTCCCGGAACCAAGTGCAGGAAATAGGCCAGAGTTGGATGAACTGGTCCATGCAATGCAAGAGAGAACCCCACAGGAAATCAAAATAATCACAGAGGTGGCCAAAACCATCTTAAAATACTGTAAAAATAAGTAA
- a CDS encoding MFS transporter: MSNKGLSPRQKWLILSTTSLGVFMSTLDASIVNIAMPKITAYYQVSLGSVEWVVMVYLLLISSLLLTYGRLGDMYGHKPVYVSGFAIFTLGSALSSISPTIGLLIASRAVQALGAGMMMAVVQAIIAAAFEPAERGKAIGINAMFVSLGLATGPTIGGFLTSYFGWQSIFAINIPIGIGATIWAWRVLPYHRGKPQKFDVTGACSTFVALMTFLLALSHGEEWGWGSPAVLGLFAVSFCSFVLFLVIESRVEHPMIHLGLFKNRLFAGANLAAVFNYLSQYTVTFLMPFYLQDFLKMPANQAGLVMTAFPLVMMLTAPISGILSDRMGSRALTSVGMGITSLAALLLSMLYLTQNLLLVIFGLALVGMGTGLFLSPNNNAIMSSVPKNQMGIGSGMLATMRNLGQVLGIAVSGAVFSNRLAYYTGKLQAVGYDLQAIQHYSFVWAMRDTYLVAMVIAILGAFVSLMRGDSPAGAKHIVKEAS, from the coding sequence TTGGGAGTTTTTATGTCAACCCTGGACGCCAGCATAGTAAATATCGCTATGCCTAAGATTACCGCTTATTATCAAGTTTCATTAGGCAGTGTCGAATGGGTCGTAATGGTTTATCTGCTTTTGATCAGCAGCTTGCTTTTAACCTATGGCCGCCTGGGCGATATGTACGGTCATAAGCCCGTCTATGTCAGCGGTTTTGCCATTTTTACCCTGGGATCGGCCTTGAGCAGCATTTCCCCTACTATCGGACTGCTGATCGCCTCCCGGGCGGTGCAGGCCCTTGGAGCAGGAATGATGATGGCTGTGGTCCAGGCCATTATTGCAGCTGCTTTCGAACCTGCAGAGAGGGGAAAGGCCATTGGCATTAATGCCATGTTTGTTTCTCTGGGGTTGGCTACAGGGCCCACTATCGGCGGATTTTTGACCAGCTATTTTGGCTGGCAGTCCATTTTCGCCATCAATATTCCCATCGGTATAGGGGCTACCATTTGGGCTTGGCGGGTTTTGCCTTACCACAGGGGTAAGCCGCAAAAATTTGATGTAACGGGTGCTTGTTCCACCTTTGTGGCTTTGATGACTTTCTTGCTTGCTCTAAGCCATGGGGAAGAGTGGGGTTGGGGGTCCCCGGCAGTGCTGGGACTTTTTGCAGTGTCTTTTTGCTCTTTTGTTCTGTTTCTGGTGATTGAAAGCCGGGTAGAGCATCCCATGATTCACCTGGGGCTTTTTAAAAACCGTCTTTTTGCGGGAGCAAACCTGGCAGCGGTGTTTAATTATCTTAGTCAGTATACAGTAACCTTTTTAATGCCTTTTTATCTGCAGGACTTCCTGAAAATGCCTGCTAACCAGGCGGGGCTGGTTATGACCGCTTTTCCCCTGGTGATGATGTTGACAGCCCCCATCAGCGGAATCCTTTCCGATCGTATGGGTTCCCGGGCTTTGACATCCGTGGGTATGGGCATTACATCCTTGGCAGCACTGCTTTTGAGTATGCTGTATTTAACCCAAAACCTCCTCTTGGTTATTTTCGGCTTGGCTTTAGTAGGTATGGGTACGGGACTTTTTCTCTCACCCAACAACAATGCTATAATGAGCAGCGTGCCAAAAAATCAGATGGGAATTGGTTCAGGGATGCTGGCCACCATGCGTAACCTGGGACAGGTACTGGGCATAGCGGTAAGCGGGGCTGTTTTCAGCAACCGGTTAGCCTACTATACCGGCAAACTGCAAGCAGTGGGTTACGACTTGCAGGCAATTCAGCACTACAGTTTTGTCTGGGCTATGCGTGATACTTATCTGGTGGCAATGGTTATAGCCATCTTAGGGGCCTTCGTTTCGCTCATGCGGGGCGATAGTCCCGCTGGTGCGAAACATATAGTTAAAGAAGCAAGCTAG